Proteins encoded together in one Hevea brasiliensis isolate MT/VB/25A 57/8 chromosome 16, ASM3005281v1, whole genome shotgun sequence window:
- the LOC110653210 gene encoding glucuronoxylan 4-O-methyltransferase 1 — translation MRSKTQSPTNIKLILLCFFFLSLFLLIIWSNFTYSHPNSSPISEKHLANSTSLQPDDQEQSSCSSSSSSSSSCPSLPLNPTCTKTPPSLANALVHYATTNITPQQTLKEISVTLRVLEKKSPCNFLVFGLGHDSLMWISLNHGGRTVFLEEDKSWIEQIKEKIPSLESYHVSYDTKVHQADGLMETGMGEECKVVSDPRFSKCQLALKGFPSDVYDIEWDLIMVDAPTGYHDEAPGRMTAIYTAGLMARNRESGETDVFVHDVDRVVEDKFSKAFLCEGYLTEQEGRLRHFIIPSHRTRLGRPFCP, via the coding sequence ATGAGGTCTAAAACTCAATCTCCCACTAACATCAAGCTCATCCTCCtctgtttcttcttcctctcccTCTTTCTTCTCATCATCTGGTCCAATTTCACATATTCTCACCCAAATTCATCACCCATATCAGAAAAACACCTTGCCAATTCTACAAGCTTGCAGCCTGATGATCAAGAACAATCTTCCTgttcctcttcctcttcctcttcctcttcctgTCCATCTCTTCCCTTAAACCCAACATGCACCAAAACCCCACCTTCTTTGGCTAATGCTCTCGTCCATTACGCAACTACAAACATAACTCCTCAACAAACCCTGAAAGAAATCTCTGTAACCTTAAGAGTTCTGGAGAAAAAATCACCCTGCAACTTCCTAGTCTTTGGCCTTGGCCATGACAGCTTGATGTGGATATCTCTAAACCATGGTGGCCGCACAGTTTTCCTTGAAGAAGACAAGTCCTGGATAGAGCAGATCAAGGAGAAAATACCCAGTTTAGAATCCTACCATGTGAGCTACGACACCAAAGTGCATCAAGCAGATGGGCTGATGGAGACTGGAATGGGAGAAGAATGCAAAGTGGTGAGTGATCCAAGATTCTCCAAATGTCAACTTGCACTCAAGGGGTTCCCTAGCGATGTGTATGATATAGAATGGGACTTGATCATGGTTGATGCTCCAACTGGTTATCATGACGAGGCGCCAGGGAGGATGACGGCGATTTACACGGCGGGGTTAATGGCGAGGAATAGAGAGAGTGGAGAGACTGATGTGTTTGTTCATGATGTGGACAGAGTGGTGGAAGATAAGTTTTCTAAAGCTTTTCTCTGTGAAGGTTATTTGACGGAGCAAGAAGGGAGGCTCAGGCACTTCATTATCCCCAGCCACAGGACTCGTTTGGGCAGACCCTTTTGTCCTTAG